One Gordonia sp. SID5947 genomic region harbors:
- a CDS encoding diiron oxygenase produces MTNTLEHVGQSYVPEHDKSTDADNYAQVLDDLSAASVHRNFDPYVDIDWDAPEMAIVPDDRRWILSSKVDPVGRHPWYQGLPVEKQIEIGMWRQANVAKVGLQFESILIRGLMQYSFKLPNGAKEFRYTTHESKEECNHTLMFQEFVNRTGMDVPGAKIGYRLISPLVPLASTIFPTIFFFGVLGGEEPIDHIQKDFLRTRADLHPTMAAVMQLHVAEEARHISFAHHLLRETVPQKGRVQRFLLSLMFPLTMRILCGAIVVPPKSFQKRFDVPDEVMRDIFWRSAESKKFLRNVFGDVRMLGDQCGLMNPVSRLLWKILGIGGRPSRFRSEPTYTAA; encoded by the coding sequence ATGACGAACACCCTCGAACATGTGGGTCAGTCGTACGTCCCCGAACACGACAAATCCACGGATGCCGACAACTACGCGCAGGTCCTCGACGACCTGTCCGCCGCGTCGGTGCACCGCAACTTCGACCCGTACGTCGACATCGACTGGGATGCGCCGGAGATGGCGATCGTCCCCGACGATCGCCGCTGGATTCTGTCGAGCAAGGTCGACCCCGTCGGACGCCACCCCTGGTATCAGGGGCTACCGGTCGAGAAGCAAATCGAGATCGGTATGTGGCGGCAGGCGAACGTGGCGAAGGTCGGACTGCAGTTCGAGTCGATCCTGATCCGCGGTCTCATGCAGTACAGCTTCAAACTGCCCAACGGCGCCAAAGAGTTCCGTTACACCACGCACGAGTCCAAGGAAGAGTGCAATCACACTCTGATGTTCCAGGAGTTCGTGAACCGCACCGGAATGGACGTACCGGGTGCGAAGATCGGCTACCGCCTGATCTCACCTCTCGTGCCGCTGGCCTCCACGATCTTCCCGACCATCTTCTTCTTCGGTGTCCTCGGCGGTGAGGAGCCGATCGATCACATCCAGAAGGACTTCCTGCGGACACGCGCCGACCTGCACCCCACCATGGCTGCGGTCATGCAGCTGCATGTGGCCGAGGAGGCCCGGCACATCTCGTTCGCGCATCACCTCCTGCGGGAGACCGTTCCCCAGAAGGGTCGTGTCCAGCGCTTCCTGCTCTCGCTCATGTTCCCTCTCACCATGCGCATCCTGTGCGGCGCGATCGTCGTGCCGCCGAAGAGCTTCCAGAAGCGGTTCGACGTGCCCGACGAGGTGATGCGCGACATCTTCTGGCGGTCCGCCGAATCGAAGAAGTTCCTGCGCAACGTCTTCGGTGACGTGCGGATGCTCGGCGACCAGTGCGGTCTGATGAACCCGGTGTCTCGACTGCTGTGGAAGATCCTCGGCATCGGCGGGCGGCCGTCACGGTTCCGGAGCGAACCGACCTATACCGCGGCCTGA